The following proteins are co-located in the bacterium genome:
- a CDS encoding efflux RND transporter periplasmic adaptor subunit, which translates to MRVQHVSSAAMLMALTFALAGCQSGNQAQNTIARIPVVTAPVVREDISRTLSFSGSVEGIRQATVSARLAETIARVHVRKGDAVRAGQVVVSFDQSGPATSVRQAQAVYEDAKKTLEKYDRLFAAGAVSELERDARRTAYEVAKADFEAARDAANVLAPLTGIVTDVRARAGRQTTPGEALVEIAAIDTVRVLIDATVYEARALAKGMPMRIQSQLDSAAYAAGWVDQIASSADPDTRMLRVEALAPNLEGRLLPGMFITVGLELERIAGAVAVPREALVYRESGLGAFVVRDSLAHYTPVTVGAESGTRVQITNGLTPGETVVVLGQHSLQDQSPVNPVPQTAVR; encoded by the coding sequence ATGCGTGTTCAACATGTGTCCTCCGCGGCGATGCTCATGGCCCTGACCTTCGCCCTGGCCGGCTGTCAATCGGGCAATCAGGCGCAGAACACGATCGCCCGTATTCCGGTGGTTACCGCCCCGGTGGTCCGGGAGGATATCTCCCGCACGCTCTCCTTCTCCGGTTCGGTGGAGGGGATCCGTCAGGCAACGGTCAGCGCGCGTCTGGCCGAGACGATCGCGCGGGTACATGTGCGCAAGGGCGATGCGGTGCGCGCCGGGCAGGTGGTCGTGTCGTTTGACCAGTCCGGGCCGGCGACGTCGGTGCGCCAGGCGCAGGCGGTGTATGAGGACGCCAAAAAAACCCTTGAGAAATACGATCGTCTGTTCGCCGCCGGCGCGGTGAGCGAGTTGGAGCGCGATGCGCGTCGCACCGCCTACGAGGTCGCCAAGGCCGACTTCGAGGCCGCGCGCGACGCCGCCAATGTGCTGGCCCCGCTGACCGGGATCGTCACCGATGTGCGCGCCAGGGCCGGACGTCAGACCACACCGGGCGAGGCCTTGGTCGAGATTGCCGCCATCGACACGGTGCGCGTGTTGATCGATGCCACCGTCTATGAGGCCCGCGCGCTGGCCAAGGGAATGCCGATGCGGATTCAGTCGCAGTTGGACAGCGCCGCTTACGCGGCCGGCTGGGTCGACCAGATCGCCTCGTCGGCCGACCCCGACACTCGCATGTTGCGGGTCGAGGCGCTGGCGCCGAACCTAGAAGGCCGTCTCCTGCCCGGCATGTTCATCACCGTCGGCCTGGAATTGGAGCGCATCGCCGGCGCGGTGGCGGTGCCGCGCGAGGCCCTGGTCTACCGCGAATCGGGGCTGGGCGCCTTTGTCGTGCGCGATTCCCTGGCGCATTACACCCCGGTCACGGTCGGCGCCGAATCGGGCACGCGCGTGCAGATCACCAATGGCCTGACGCCCGGTGAGACGGTCGTCGTGCTCGGTCAACACTCCCTGCAGGATCAAAGCCCGGTCAATCCGGTGCCGCAGACGGCGGTGCGATGA